Below is a window of Defluviimonas sp. SAOS-178_SWC DNA.
GCTATTTCCAGCATGCGTTCCGCGCCTACGACCGCGAAGCGAAACCCTGCGTCACGCCGGGCTGCACCGGCACTGTCGCCCGAATCGTCCAGTCTGGGCGGTCCACCTTCTTCTGCCCGCGCTGTCAAAGATGACTTGATCCCGGCGACCGGGCTGGTAGGACTCTCCCTCGCATCTGCAGAAAGGCTCAGGTCCATGGCTTACGAGACCCTGATCGTCGAGATCGAAGACAATGTCGCGCTTATCCGGCTGAACCGGCCCGATGCGCTGAATGCTCTCAACTCGAAGCTGATGGCGGAGCTTTCCGATGCTGTGACCGAGGCCGAGAACAACGACAAGGTGCGCTGCATCATCCTGACCGGCTCCGAAAAGGCCTTTGCCGCCGGCGCCGACATCAAGGAGATGTCGGAAAAGACCTTCGTCGAGGTCTTCACCGACGACCTTTTCGGTGCGAACGTCGAAGCGCTCCTGCGGTGCCGCAAGCCAATCATCGCGGCGGTGGCGGGATATGCCCTTGGCGGTGGTTGTGAGCTTGCGATGATGTGCGATTTCATCATTGCCGCCGATACCGCCAAGTTCGGCCAGCCGGAGATCAATCTCGGCGTCGTCGCCGGGATCGGAGGCACCCAGCGGCTGACCCGCTTCGTCGGCAAGTCGAAGTCGATGGACATGCACCTGACCGGGCGCTTCATGGATGCGGCCGAGGCGGAGCGCTCGGGCCTCGTCAGCCGGGTCGTGCCGGCCAACAAGCTTCTGCCCGAGGCGATGGCCGCGGCGCGCAAGATCGCCGAGAAATCGGCGGTGGCGACGCTCGCCGTGAAGGAAGCGGTGAATCGCAGCTATGAGACGACGTTGCGCGAGGGGCTCTTGTTCGAACGCCGGCTGTTCCACGCGCTTTTCGCCACCGAGGACCAGAAGGAAGGCATGAGCGCCTTCCTCGAAAAGCGCCAGCCGCAATTCCGCGACCGCTGAAACCCCTTTCCTTTGTCCGCGTTTTCCCTTAAGGGACCGCGGTCACATGCGCGTGGAGCCCGCTCAGGCTGGAATCGACCGGTTCACTGGGAACCCGGGTTTTGTCGCGCTTAGGTATCGAAACAAACCCGGAAGTTGGGAAACCACACATGGCCAATACGCCCCAGTCCAAGAAACGCGCCCGCCAGTCCGAGCGCCGTCAAGACATCAACAAGGCCCGCCGCTCGCGGATCCGCACCTACCTGCGCAAGGTCGAAGAGGCGATTGCCTCGGGCAACCAGGAATCTGCGGCGGCCGCGCTCAAGGCCGCCCAGCCTGAACTGGCGCGCGGCGTGACCAAGGGCGTTCTGCACAAGAACACCGTTGCCCGCAAAATGTCGCGCCTCGCCGCGCGGGTGAAGGCGATCTCCGCCTGATCCGACCCGCTTGACGATTCGCGAAAAGGCGCAACCCAAGGTTGCGCCTTTCTGCATTTCTGACCCGTCTTGTGACCCCTGTGCCCCATTTGCACAGGCTCTCCGGATTCGCTGCGGCAAAGGGTGAGTCAAGCGCGAAGTTCTGTTGCGGCGCTGTCCCGGCCCTTGCTAGCGTCCTCTGGCGATTCACATCGTCTTGGGGGGACATGCGGTAACCACGGGCCGAAGCAGGTGCTGCACCCTGCCGAGACCTGGAACGCGCGCCGGCAAATTCGGCGGGCGGGGT
It encodes the following:
- a CDS encoding enoyl-CoA hydratase, which translates into the protein MAYETLIVEIEDNVALIRLNRPDALNALNSKLMAELSDAVTEAENNDKVRCIILTGSEKAFAAGADIKEMSEKTFVEVFTDDLFGANVEALLRCRKPIIAAVAGYALGGGCELAMMCDFIIAADTAKFGQPEINLGVVAGIGGTQRLTRFVGKSKSMDMHLTGRFMDAAEAERSGLVSRVVPANKLLPEAMAAARKIAEKSAVATLAVKEAVNRSYETTLREGLLFERRLFHALFATEDQKEGMSAFLEKRQPQFRDR
- the rpsT gene encoding 30S ribosomal protein S20; amino-acid sequence: MANTPQSKKRARQSERRQDINKARRSRIRTYLRKVEEAIASGNQESAAAALKAAQPELARGVTKGVLHKNTVARKMSRLAARVKAISA